A DNA window from Danio aesculapii chromosome 14, fDanAes4.1, whole genome shotgun sequence contains the following coding sequences:
- the LOC130241083 gene encoding G protein-regulated inducer of neurite outgrowth 1, protein MEGPVLTESEVWKVGSETSTSINTEDRSIDFQLINNTDEKATAPESAVQEEIIKQSVNPPELRIEDFSSTQTEMETDDPACKERCKEMCIDQEITILVTNHDCNLEDEEDEDTNKEQTTCTEAEISSVDVQELIEEENLDGSIVVANMIEVSQVQKTNVINNTSSNTATEERPKPQEDLDKICTKSNTPQESDVCSTQSLEDQPTQSEDVEKVDANKSESAKEKLDLSRSPIRTQHVQTQVSLEVMYHSVATSPMTPPEGSGTFIFPSTFGKLANKCNQDDIQTKNVEMHSVATAPMTPIVLNAPETHSVATAPMTPIVLNAPELHSIGTAPMTPLVLNAPELHSIGTAPMTPLVLNAPEMHSIGTAPMTPIVLNAPEMHSIGTAPMTPVILTAPEVIPEPEPRIGIVIEDPPEPVQEVSWDEKGMTWEVYGAVVEVAVLGTAIQKHLEKQVKKQKIQPGPIDVPSVDLSEISTPMPSSPPPISDSAENIQDKGESEEKPVQIKRRRQNHVRQWFRSIRRPSCCSRPRQEEE, encoded by the coding sequence ATGGAGGGTCCGGTTTTGACAGAAAGTGAAGTTTGGAAAGTTGGCTCGGAGACCAGCACAAGCATAAACACTGAAGACCGAAGCATTGACTTTCAGCTCATTAATAACACTGATGAAAAAGCAACAGCACCAGAGAGCGCAGTTCAAGAGGAGATCATCAAACAGTCGGTGAATCCACCTGAACTGCGAATCGAGGATTTCTCTTCCACTCAAACTGAAATGGAGACTGATGATCCAGCATGCAAAGAGAGATGTAAGGAGATGTGCATTGATCAGGAGATCACCATACTGGTGACCAATCACGATTGCAATTTAGAGGATGAAGAGGATGAAGACACTAATAAAGAGCAGACGACTTGTACTGAAGCTGAAATCTCTAGTGTTGATGTTCAAGAACTGATTGAAGAGGAAAATCTTGACGGATCAATTGTTGTGGCTAACATGATTGAAGTCAGTCAAGTCCAGAAAACCAACGTCATAAACAACACCTCATCTAATACAGCAACTGAAGAACGACCAAAACCTCAAGAAGATCTAGACAAAATTTGCACAAAGTCTAACACACCACAAGAATCGGATGTTTGTAGCACACAAAGTCTGGAAGATCAACCCACACAGTCTGAAGATGTAGAAAAAGTCGATGCAAATAAAAGCGAATCGGCTAAAGAGAAGCTGGATTTGAGTCGATCTCCTATTCGTACTCAACACGTGCAAACACAAGTCAGTCTTGAGGTTATGTACCATTCGGTGGCCACCAGTCCCATGACTCCACCAGAAGGCTCTGGAACTTTCATTTTCCCGAGCACTTTTGGAAAGCTTGCTAATAAATGCAACCAGGACGACATACAGACTAAAAATGTGGAGATGCATTCGGTGGCCACAGCTCCAATGACTCCAATAGTTCTGAACGCTCCAGAGACGCATTCTGTAGCCACAGCTCCGATGACTCCTATAGTACTGAATGCTCCAGAACTGCATTCGATAGGCACAGCTCCAATGACTCCTTTAGTTCTGAATGCTCCAGAACTCCATTCGATAGGCACAGCTCCAATGACTCCTTTAGTTCTGAATGCTCCAGAGATGCATTCAATAGGCACAGCTCCAATGACTCCTATAGTACTAAATGCTCCAGAGATGCATTCGATAGGCACAGCTCCAATGACTCCTGTTATTTTAACCGCTCCAGAGGTCATCCCGGAGCCAGAACCAAGGATTGGTATTGTAATTGAAGATCCTCCGGAGCCCGTGCAGGAGGTGAGCTGGGATGAAAAAGGCATGACTTGGGAGGTTTACGGAGCGGTGGTGGAGGTGGCGGTGCTGGGAACGGCTATTCAGAAGCACCTGGAGAAACAGGTGAAGAAGCAGAAGATACAGCCCGGTCCGATTGATGTCCCGTCTGTGGATCTGAGCGAAATTTCCACGCCGATGCCTTCCAGTCCTCCTCCAATTTCAGATTCTGCTGAAAACATCCAGGATAAAGGAGAAAGTGAGGAGAAGCCAGTGCAGATCAAAAGACGTCGACAGAATCATGTCCGTCAGTGGTTTAGGAGCATCCGGAGGCCGAGTTGTTGCTCAAGACCACGTCAAGAGGAggaataa